One segment of Carya illinoinensis cultivar Pawnee chromosome 1, C.illinoinensisPawnee_v1, whole genome shotgun sequence DNA contains the following:
- the LOC122292575 gene encoding uroporphyrinogen decarboxylase-like, with translation MSCCIYSCSSAPSFSAPSASNGSSRFTFSSSSRSRIHCAFGGTVAEPQVTAAAEPLLLNAVRGKDVERPPVWLMRQAGRYMKSYQIICEKYPSFRERSENVDLVVEISLQPWKVFKPDGVILFSDILTPLSGMNIPFDIVKGRGPVIFNALRTGADVDQVREFIPEDSVPYVGEALTILRKEVDNKAAVLGFVGAPFTLASYVVEGGSSKHFAKIKRLAFSQPKVLHALLQKFATSMAKYIQYQAESGAQAVQIFDSWATELSPVDFEEFSLPYLKQMVDAAKRTHPNLPLILYASGSGGLLERLALTGVDVVSLDWTVDMAEGRRRLGQNIAVQGNVDPGVLFGSKEFITNRIRDTVRKAGRGKHILNLGHGIVVGTPEENVAHFFEVAKGLRY, from the exons ATGTCTTGCTGCATCTATAGCTGTAGCTCCGCACCTTCTTTCTCTGCTCCCTCTGCTTCCAATGGAAGCTCCAGATTCACTTTCTCCTCAAGTTCAAGGTCCCGGATCCACTGTGCCTTTGGAG GGACTGTGGCTGAACCACAAGTTACCGCTGCAGCTGAACCGCTGTTGCTAAATGCAGTTCGTGGGAAAGATGTTGAGAGACCCCCAGTTTGGCTTATGAGGCAAGCAGGGAGGTACATGAAG AGTTACCAAATTATCTGTGAGAAGTATCCTTCATTTCGCGAAAGATCAGAAAATGTTGATCTTGTTGTGGAAATTTCACTACAACCATGGAAAGTTTTTAAGCCTGATGGG GTGATTTTATTCTCAGACATTCTTACCCCTCTATCTGGGATGAATATACCTTTTGATATCGTGAAAGGTAGGGGTCCTGTCATATTCAATGCTCTACGCACAGGTGCTGATGTCGATCAAGTGAGAGAATTCATTCCTGAAGATTCAGTTCCATATGTTGGAGAAGCGTTGACGATTTTGCGGAAAGAG GTAGATAATAAAGCAGCAGTCCTTGGCTTTGTTGGGGCACCTTTTACACTGGCATCATACGTGGTTGAAGGCGGTTCATCAAAGCACTTTGCAAAAATAAAGAGATTGGCTTTCTCACAACCCAAG GTCCTTCATGCCTTGCTTCAGAAATTCGCAACATCAATGGCAAAATACATTCAATACCAAGCTGAAAGTGGAGCTCAAGCTGTTCAGATCTTTGACTCATGGGCCACAGAGCTTAGTCCGGTAGATTTTGAAGAGTTCAGTCTGCCGTACTTAAAACAGATGGTGGATGCTGCAAAACGAACGCATCCAAATCTCCCCCTAATCCTATATGCAAGTGGATCCGGGGGATTACTAGAGAGGCTAGCTTTGACAGGTGTTGACGTAGTTAGCTTGGATTGGACTGTTGACATGGCTGAAGGCAGGAGGCGATTGGGACAAAATATAGCAGTTCAAGGTAATGTGGATCCTGGTGTTCTCTTTGGTTCAAAGGAGTTCATCACCAACCGAATCAGGGATACTGTGAGGAAAGCAGGCAGAGGGAAACATATTTTGAATCTTGGCCATGGTATTGTTGTAGGGACACCTGAAGAGAATGTTGCTCATTTCTTCGAGGTAGCTAAAGGACTCAGATACTAA
- the LOC122292588 gene encoding adenine/guanine permease AZG1, with protein MEVQTPPPKRKPLTRINTYVANSWVGKRFKLAERNSTFTTELRAGTATFLTMAYILAVNASILTDSGGTCSVSDCIDLCSDPSISVSNCSGPNLRVIQPDESCKFDPVNPGYEACLEGIRKDLIVATVASSLIGCVIMGVFANLPLALAPGMGTNAYFAYTVVGFHGSGSVSYRNALAAIFIEGLIFLAISAVGLRTKLAKLVPKPVRISSSAGIGLFLAFIGLQNNEGIGLIGYSSSTLVTLGACPASSRASLAPVITLANGTVTLLPGGTVSGGIYCLRDTMESPTFWLGIVGFVIIAYCLVKDVKGAMIYGIVFVTGVSWFRNTKVTAFPNTEAGDAAYDYFKKVVDVHAIKNTAGALSFSSIGKGSFWQALVTFLYVDILDTTGTLYSMARFAGFMDENGDFEGQYFAFMSDATSIVVGSLLGTSPVTAFVESSTGIREGGRTGLTALTAAGYFMLAFFITPLLASIPAWAVGPPLILVGVLMMKSVVEIDWNDMKEAIPAFLTMILMPLTYSIAYGLIGGIGSYIVLHLWDWVHELLVRLGMVKPVVEVRGGLVNGTPHPTSTSNSTTPPSIKPLEVV; from the coding sequence ATGGAGGTCCAAACCCCCCCACCAAAGCGCAAGCCACTGACCCGAATCAACACGTACGTGGCCAACAGCTGGGTGGGCAAGCGGTTCAAGCTGGCCGAGCGCAACTCCACCTTCACCACCGAGCTCCGAGCCGGCACCGCTACTTTCCTCACAATGGCCTATATCCTCGCCGTCAACGCCTCCATCCTCACAGACTCCGGCGGAACGTGCTCGGTCTCCGACTGCATCGACCTCTGCTCCGATCCCTCCATCTCTGTCAGCAACTGCTCCGGGCCCAACCTCCGGGTCATCCAGCCGGACGAGTCCTGCAAGTTCGACCCTGTCAACCCTGGTTACGAGGCCTGCCTTGAGGGAATACGCAAGGACTTGATAGTAGCCACCGTGGCTTCTTCTCTTATCGGGTGCGTCATAATGGGTGTCTTTGCTAATCTTCCTTTGGCTTTGGCTCCCGGTATGGGTACCAATGCTTATTTCGCTTACACGGTTGTGGGGTTTCACGGGTCGGGAAGTGTCTCCTACCGCAACGCCTTGGCTGCCATTTTTATCGAAGGTTTAATCTTCTTGGCAATTTCAGCAGTTGGGTTACGAACCAAACTTGCCAAACTCGTCCCAAAACCCGTCCGAATCAGCTCATCGGCCGGCATCGGTCTATTCTTGGCTTTTATAGGGTTACAAAACAACGAAGGAATCGGGTTGATCGGGTACAGCTCGTCAACCCTGGTGACACTGGGGGCCTGCCCGGCATCCTCTCGGGCCTCCCTCGCCCCTGTTATAACCTTAGCGAACGGGACAGTTACTTTACTCCCGGGAGGTACCGTCTCGGGGGGAATTTACTGCCTCCGAGACACGATGGAAAGCCCAACGTTTTGGCTCGGAATCGTTGGGTTCGTAATTATTGCATATTGCCTGGTGAAAGACGTTAAAGGCGCAATGATTTATGGAATAGTATTCGTAACGGGGGTGTCGTGGTTCCGGAATACGAAGGTAACGGCGTTTCCGAATACGGAGGCGGGGGATGCGGCGTACGACTATTTCAAGAAGGTAGTGGATGTGCATGCGATAAAAAACACGGCGGGAGCATTGAGCTTTAGCAGTATCGGAAAAGGTTCCTTTTGGCAAGCTCTGGTCACGTTCTTGTACGTGGACATACTGGATACGACGGGTACGTTGTACTCGATGGCCCGGTTCGCCGGCTTCATGGATGAAAATGGCGATTTCGAGGGGCAATATTTTGCTTTCATGTCGGACGCCACGTCAATTGTGGTGGGATCGTTGCTAGGGACTTCACCGGTGACGGCGTTCGTAGAATCGTCGACCGGAATTCGGGAGGGAGGAAGAACGGGGCTAACGGCGCTTACGGCGGCGGGATACTTCATGTTGGCGTTTTTCATTACGCCGTTACTGGCGTCGATACCAGCGTGGGCGGTGGGACCGCCGTTGATACTGGTGGGGGTGTTAATGATGAAATCGGTGGTGGAGATAGATTGGAACGATATGAAGGAGGCAATCCCAGCGTTTTTGACGATGATATTGATGCCTTTGACTTATTCAATAGCGTACGGGCTTATTGGTGGGATAGGAAGTTACATTGTATTGCACCTCTGGGATTGGGTTCACGAACTTTTGGTGAGACTTGGAATGGTGAAGCCAGTGGTAGAAGTACGTGGCGGATTGGTAAATGGGACACCTCATCCTACTTCCACATCTAATTCTACTACTCCTCCTAGTATCAAACCACTCGAGGTCGTCTAA
- the LOC122292597 gene encoding reticulon-like protein B16 — MEYSQDLCNVERDGDARKPTACTSSTLPCSSGGSGYRLFGRQASVHQCMGGGLAADILLWKRRNVSLGIIAVATVAWLLFERSGLSFLSICSDVLLILIVLLFLHANYAVFRDRQLQTLPELVLSEEMVNNAAASFRVKINNVLLMAHDITLGKDFRLFSKVVVCVWLLSVIGSFFSFFTIAYIGTIVFITVPALYSKYEERVDRYCGMIHRQFSKHYKIVDESVISRLPRSLTKDKDA; from the exons ATGGAATATTCCCAAGATTTATGTAACGTGGAGCGTGATGGGGATGCCAGGAAACCCACGGCCTGTACATCGTCAACATTGCCTTGTAGCTCAGGAGGGTCAGGTTACCGATTGTTCGGTCGCCAAGCCTCTGTCCACCAGTGTATGGGCGGAGGTCTAG CTGCTGATATTCTGTTGTGGAAGCGGCGGAATGTTTCTTTAGGCATCATTGCGGTAGCTACAGTTGCATGGCTCCTGTTTGAGCGGTCTGGATTATCGTTCTTATCAATTTGTTCAGATGTGTTGCTGATTTTAATTGTACTGTTGTTTCTTCATGCCAACTATGCTGTTTTCAGAGATAG ACAATTGCAAACATTACCAGAGCTAGTATTGTCAGAGGAAATGGTTAATAATGCTGCAGCATCATTTCGTGTTAAAATCAATAATGTGCTGCTTATGGCTCATGACATCACGCTTGGCAAGgattttagacttttttctaAG GTGGTTGTTTGTGTGTGGCTCTTGTCCGTCATTGGGagcttcttctctttcttcacAATCGCTTATATTG GAACCATTGTATTTATTACAGTTCCTGCCTTGTACAGCAAGTATGAAGAGCGTGTGGATAGGTATTGCGGAATGATCCACCGGCAATTTTCAAAGCACTATAAAATAGTGGATGAAAGTGTGATTAGCAGACTTCCTCGAAGTTTAACCAAGGACAAGGATGCATAG
- the LOC122292607 gene encoding UDP-xylose transporter 3-like isoform X2 produces the protein MGEGERFQLGMVGALTLSVVSSVSIVICNKALISSLGFHFATTLTSWHLLVTFSSLHMALKMKLFEHKPFDQKAVMGFGILNGISIGLLNLSLGFNSVGFYQMTKLAIIPCTVLLETLFLGKRFSRSIQLSLVILLLGVGIATVTDLQLNALGSVLSLLAIVTTCVAQIMTNTIQKNFKVSSTQLLYQSCPYQAGTLLISGPFLDGFLTDQNVFAFKYTTQVLAFIILSCLISISVNFSTFLVIGKTSPVTYQVLGHLKTCLVLAFGYVLLHDPFSWRNILGIFIALIGMVLYSYFCTRESQSTTTEVSAQPFQVEGESAPLLNAENGKGGLIEAVVPKAPVWNSSKDLDA, from the exons atgggaGAGGGTGAGCGGTTTCAGCTGGGAATGGTTGGGGCTTTGACTCTGTCAGTAGTTTCATCAGTGTCCATAGTGATCTGCAACAAGGCTTTAATCAGCTCATTGGGTTTCCATTTCG CTACAACTTTGACAAGCTGGCATCTTCTAGTCACCTTTTCTTCTCTTCACATGGCTTTAAAGATGAAACTGTTCGAACACAAACCGTTTGATCAAAAAGCTGTTATGGGCTTTGGCATTCTAAATGGGATCTCCATTGGACTTTTGAATTTGAGCCTGGGTTTCAATTCTGTTGGATTTTATCAG ATGACCAAGCTGGCAATCATCCCTTGTACTGTACTTTTGGAGACCCTTTTCCTTGGGAAGAGATTCAG TAGGAGTATTCAGCTTTCGCTCGTTATCCTCCTTCTGGGAGTTGGCATTGCAACAGTTACTGATTTGCAACTCAATGCTCTGGGCTCTGTCCTATCTCTCCTTGCAATTGTTACAACATGTGTTGCTCAAATT ATGACCAATACCATCCAGAAGAATTTTAAGGTTTCTTCAACCCAACTTCTATATCAATCTTGTCCATACCAAGCAGGCACTTTGTTGATCTCTGGCCCATTTTTGGATGGGTTTTTGACTGATCAAAATGTATTTGCTTTCAAATATACAACTCAAGTACTG GCTTTCATCATTCTATCCTGCCTAATATCCATCTCTGTAAATTTTAGCACATTCCTTGTAATTGGAAAGACCTCCCCAGTCACCTATCAGGTTCTTGGACATCTGAAGACATGCCTTGTATTGGCATTTGGTTATGTCTTACTTCATGACCCCTTTAGCTGGAGGAATATTTTAGGAATTTTTATTGCACTGATTGGGATGGTTctatattcttatttttgcaCTCGTGAGAGTCAGTCAACAACTACCGAAGTGTCGGCACAACCATTTCAG GTGGAAGGTGAATCTGCTCCTCTGCTGAATGCGGAAAATGGAAAAGGTGGATTAATTGAGGCTGTTGTGCCAAAAGCCCCTGTATGGAATTCAAGCAAAGATTTGGATGCATGA
- the LOC122292607 gene encoding UDP-xylose transporter 3-like isoform X1 — MGEGERFQLGMVGALTLSVVSSVSIVICNKALISSLGFHFATTLTSWHLLVTFSSLHMALKMKLFEHKPFDQKAVMGFGILNGISIGLLNLSLGFNSVGFYQMTKLAIIPCTVLLETLFLGKRFSRSIQLSLVILLLGVGIATVTDLQLNALGSVLSLLAIVTTCVAQIMTNTIQKNFKVSSTQLLYQSCPYQAGTLLISGPFLDGFLTDQNVFAFKYTTQVLAFIILSCLISISVNFSTFLVIGKTSPVTYQVLGHLKTCLVLAFGYVLLHDPFSWRNILGIFIALIGMVLYSYFCTRESQSTTTEVSAQPFQQVEGESAPLLNAENGKGGLIEAVVPKAPVWNSSKDLDA, encoded by the exons atgggaGAGGGTGAGCGGTTTCAGCTGGGAATGGTTGGGGCTTTGACTCTGTCAGTAGTTTCATCAGTGTCCATAGTGATCTGCAACAAGGCTTTAATCAGCTCATTGGGTTTCCATTTCG CTACAACTTTGACAAGCTGGCATCTTCTAGTCACCTTTTCTTCTCTTCACATGGCTTTAAAGATGAAACTGTTCGAACACAAACCGTTTGATCAAAAAGCTGTTATGGGCTTTGGCATTCTAAATGGGATCTCCATTGGACTTTTGAATTTGAGCCTGGGTTTCAATTCTGTTGGATTTTATCAG ATGACCAAGCTGGCAATCATCCCTTGTACTGTACTTTTGGAGACCCTTTTCCTTGGGAAGAGATTCAG TAGGAGTATTCAGCTTTCGCTCGTTATCCTCCTTCTGGGAGTTGGCATTGCAACAGTTACTGATTTGCAACTCAATGCTCTGGGCTCTGTCCTATCTCTCCTTGCAATTGTTACAACATGTGTTGCTCAAATT ATGACCAATACCATCCAGAAGAATTTTAAGGTTTCTTCAACCCAACTTCTATATCAATCTTGTCCATACCAAGCAGGCACTTTGTTGATCTCTGGCCCATTTTTGGATGGGTTTTTGACTGATCAAAATGTATTTGCTTTCAAATATACAACTCAAGTACTG GCTTTCATCATTCTATCCTGCCTAATATCCATCTCTGTAAATTTTAGCACATTCCTTGTAATTGGAAAGACCTCCCCAGTCACCTATCAGGTTCTTGGACATCTGAAGACATGCCTTGTATTGGCATTTGGTTATGTCTTACTTCATGACCCCTTTAGCTGGAGGAATATTTTAGGAATTTTTATTGCACTGATTGGGATGGTTctatattcttatttttgcaCTCGTGAGAGTCAGTCAACAACTACCGAAGTGTCGGCACAACCATTTCAG cAGGTGGAAGGTGAATCTGCTCCTCTGCTGAATGCGGAAAATGGAAAAGGTGGATTAATTGAGGCTGTTGTGCCAAAAGCCCCTGTATGGAATTCAAGCAAAGATTTGGATGCATGA
- the LOC122292605 gene encoding protein DETOXIFICATION 53-like: MVAEELTSLCKIACPIVVSSLLLYFKTLISMLFLGHLGNSELAGASLSIGFANITGYSVLKGLAMGMEPICCQAYGAKRWEVLCQTYKRTQCLLFLAAIPISLLWLNMEPILMWLGQDRNIMSMAKVYITYSLPDLLAQVLLHPLRIFLRTQSLTKPLTLSAVCAMILHLPINYCLVVYLNMGIRGIALASAWTTLNLYFGLLVYLFQSRTALKPWDGKAKHACSQGWKPLLTLALPSVLSVCLEWWWYEIMLLLCGLLSHPQESVAAMGILIQTTGLLYVFPHSLSLGLSTLVGQELGAGQPARAQQTTVIGLVVAVVCSMLAFAFTIAVRNGWGKLFTCETQVLALTSIALPILGFCELGNCPQTAACGILIGSARAKLGACINFGSFYLIGLPVAALMSFTFKMGFVGLWFGLAAAQISCMCMMICALVSTDWKNQVNRARELTQTTEGNGTDLEANLIG, translated from the exons ATG GTAGCAGAGGAGCTTACATCACTTTGCAAAATTGCATGCCCCATAGTTGTATCAAGCCTGCTTTTATACTTCAAGACACTCATCTCTATGCTCTTCTTGGGACATCTTGGGAATTCTGAGTTAGCAGGGGCCTCACTCTCAATTGGATTTGCCAATATTACAGGCTACTCTGTTCTGAAAGGCCTTGCCATGGGTATGGAACCAATATGTTGCCAAGCTTATGGAGCAAAAAGGTGGGAGGTTCTCTGCCAGACATACAAAAGGACTCAGTGTCTCCTCTTTCTAGCAGCCATTCCAATTTCTCTGTTGTGGTTAAACATGGAGCCAATCCTAATGTGGCTAGGTCAGGATAGAAACATTATGTCTATGGCCAAGgtttatataacatattctcttcCAGATTTGCTAGCCCAAGTTCTCCTTCATCCCTTAAGGATTTTCCTAAGGACACAAAGTCTAACGAAACCCCTCACTTTATCTGCTGTGTGTGCAATGATTCTCCACCTTCCTATCAACTACTGCCTCGTTGTATACTTGAATATGGGGATCAGGGGCATTGCTCTAGCCTCAGCCTGGACTACCTTAAACTTGTACTTTGGTTTGCTAGTCTACCTTTTTCAATCGAGGACGGCACTTAAACCTTGGGATGGGAAAGCAAAACATGCCTGCTCTCAAGGCTGGAAACCGCTGCTCACCCTTGCCTTGCCAAGCGTACTCTCTGTCTGTTTAGAGTGGTGGTGGTATGAAATAATGCTGCTACTGTGTGGCCTACTAAGTCATCCACAGGAAAGTGTGGCTGCAATGGGAATCCTCATACAAACAACAGGATTGCTCTATGTGTTCCCTCACTCTCTTAGCTTGGGTTTATCAACACTAGTTGGCCAAGAGTTGGGGGCTGGGCAGCCTGCACGGGCTCAACAGACTACTGTAATTGGACTTGTTGTGGCGGTTGTGTGCAGTATGCTAGCTTTTGCTTTCACAATTGCAGTGAGAAATGGGTGGGGCAAGCTGTTTACATGCGAAACACAGGTACTTGCTCTAACATCAATTGCCCTTCCCATATTAGGCTTCTGTGAGCTAGGCAATTGTCCCCAGACAGCTGCATGTGGAATCCTTATAGGCTCTGCAAGGGCTAAGCTTGGTGCTTGCATTAATTTTGGCTCCTTTTATCTAATTGGTTTGCCAGTTGCAGCACTCATGAGTTttacattcaagatgggctttgTGGGGTTATGGTTTGGTCTCGCAGCAGCTCAGATTTCATGTATGTGCATGATGATCTGTGCTTTGGTTTCAACTGATTGGAAGAACCAAGTAAATAGGGCCAGGGAACTGACTCAAACAACTGAAGGTAACGGCACTGATTTGGAAGCCAACCTCATTGGCTGA